The following proteins come from a genomic window of Gossypium raimondii isolate GPD5lz chromosome 5, ASM2569854v1, whole genome shotgun sequence:
- the LOC105769586 gene encoding probable glucan 1,3-beta-glucosidase A, which produces MLVSSTMHLLSMCVLSLVLSCCQGREDPNFRIRAVNLGGWLVTEGWIKPSLFDGIVNKDFLDGTALQFKSVTTGKYLSAEQGGGSIIVANRTTASGWETFRLWRINETAFNFRVFGKQFIGVDTDGNGIGIVAISKAPGHSEIFEILRNSDDKNRVRIKASNGYYLQAKTEEVVTADSQGNKGWGDDDPSVFVMKMTGRLEGEFQVTNGYGPENAPQVMREHWRTFIVEKDFKFISQNGLNAVRIPVGWWIASDPTPPPPFVGGSLQALDNAFQWAKKYGLKVIIDLHAAPGSQNGWEHSGSRDSSQEWGKTDETITQTVAVIDFLASRYANSPSLYAVELINEPLSPGATLSSVIEYYKAGYAAVRRHTSTAFVVMSNRLGPMKPRELFPIASGFKRSVIDVHYYNLFEDMFNNMTVQQNIDFVYNNRSSQLNYVTTSNGPLTFVGEWVAEWQVVGAGKEDYQRLAEAQMEVYGRASFGWAYWTLKNVNKHWSLEWMINNGYIKL; this is translated from the exons ATGTTAGTGTCGTCAACAATGCATCTATTAAGCATGTGTGTCCTGTCTTTGGTTTTATCTTGCTGTCAGGGAAGGGAAGATCCGAATTTCCGGATTCGAGCAGTTAATCTAGGAGGTTGGCTTGTGACCGAAGGTTGGATTAAACCTTCCCTTTTTGATGGCATCGTCAACAAAGATTTTCTG GATGGAACTGCACTTCAGTTTAAGTCAGTAACAACCGGGAAATATCTTTCCGCCGAGCAAGGTGGAGGAAGTATCATAGTTGCCAACCGGACAACTGCTTCTGGTTGGGAAACCTTTAGA CTGTGGAGGATCAATGAGACagcttttaattttagggtCTTTGGGAAGCAATTCATTGGAGTTGACACGGACGGGAATGGGATTGGCATAGTAGCTATCTCAAAAGCTCCTGGACATTCAGAGATCTTCGAGATTTTGCGGAACTCCGATGATAAGAACCGGGTTCGGATCAAAGCTTCAAATGGGTACTATTTACAG GCAAAAACAGAAGAAGTGGTGACGGCTGATTCACAAGGAAATAAAGGATGGGGAGACGATGATCCATCAGTATTTGTGATGAAGATGACAGGAAGGTTGGAGGGCGAGTTTCAAGTGACCAATGGCTATGGCCCTGAAAATGCTCCACAAGTCATGAGG GAGCATTGGAGGACATTCATTGTGGAAAAAGACTTCAAATTCATATCACAAAATGGGCTAAATGCTGTGAGAATACCAGTAGGATGGTGGATCGCCAGCGATCCGACACCACCTCCGCCCTTTGTTGGCGGCTCGTTGCAAGCATTAGACAATGCCTTCCAATGGGCAAA GAAATATGGATTAAAAGTTATAATTGATCTACATGCTGCACCTGGTTCACAAAATGGTTGGGAGCACAGCGGTTCCAGAGATAGCTCCCAGGAATGGGGCAAAACAGATGAAACCATAACCCAAACAGTAGCTGTCATAGATTTCTTAGCATCCAG ATATGCAAACAGCCCAAGCCTTTATGCAGTCGAGCTCATCAACGAGCCCCTCTCACCGGGAGCAACACTGTCGAGCGTGATCGAATACTACAAAGCCGGTTACGCAGCCGTGCGTAGGCACACTTCAACAGCTTTCGTGGTGATGTCGAACAGGCTAGGACCGATGAAACCGAGGGAGCTGTTTCCGATCGCCAGTGGCTTTAAGCGATCTGTTATTGATGTACATTATTACAACCTTTTCGAAGACATGTTTAACAACATGACTGTCCAACAGAACATTGATTTTGTATACAACAATCGGTCCTCGCAGCTGAATTATGTTACGACATCTAATGGTCCTCTAACTTTTGTCG GGGAATGGGTGGCTGAGTGGCAAGTTGTTGGAGCTGGTAAAGAGGATTACCAACGGTTGGCGGAGGCTCAAATGGAGGTGTATGGGAGGGCAAGTTTTGGTTGGGCATACTGGACTCTGAAGAACGTTAACAAACATTGGAGCCTGGAATGGATGATCAACAATGGCTATATCAAGCTTTAG
- the LOC105770423 gene encoding FCS-Like Zinc finger 5 has product MQLGKRPRPRQPMKRTTSLMEITFDLNTSNVAEAAPPPDPLNPFKNHPIQQAGVWGPQIQADDGGLDQRSLATVSPRVHRRHLADFMETPHFLRSCGLCRRRLVPGRDIYMYRGDSAFCSLECRQQQMNQDEKREKCSIASKKQAAASSVARSGVSAKGETVAAVQLY; this is encoded by the exons ATGCAGCTAGGGAAGAGACCGAGGCCGAGGCAACCGATGAAGAGAACGACAAGCTTGATGGAGATCACTTTTGATCTAAACACAAGCAACGTTGCTGAAGCAGCTCCACCGCCTGATCCACTTAACCCTTTTAAAAACCACCCTATACAGCAAGCTGGCGTTTGGGGTCCACAGATACAGGCTGATGATGGAGGTTTAGATCAGCGGTCCTTGGCGACGGTGTCACCTAGAGTTCATAGGAGACACTTAGCTGATTTTATGGAAACCCCTCATTTCTTAAGGTCTTGCGGTCTTTGCAGACGTCGCCTTGTTCCTGGACGTGATATTTATATGTAcag GGGTGATAGTGCATTTTGCAGCCTAGAGTGCAGGCAACAACAGATGAACCAAGAcgagaaaagagagaaatgtTCGATAGCATCCAAGAAACAAGCCGCCGCTTCATCTGTTGCCAGATCCGGTGTCTCCGCCAAAGGCGAGACGGTTGCCGCCGTACAGTTATATTAA